In Pedobacter sp. W3I1, one DNA window encodes the following:
- a CDS encoding ABC transporter permease, producing the protein MFRLNLKIALRNLWKNKGFTLINVGGLAIGMACCLMLLLYVNYEWSFDKQYKNADKIYFAALNLKFNGKLATTMAVPNKLAQTGVAELPGIKSAARISMNNGQKLFSHNEHHFKLVGFNVDPDFLKILDHKFIYGDPGTALSEPNNVLINESTAKKLFGEQNPIGQSIKYDNRIALKVSAVIQDLPKNQSMQFDVLQPWAFLEQENPSQRDYGWGAITCLTLFQLKDNASLDATNAALKHFIVNKEPNLKEMTYEPFLFPLSKFHLYDDFDNGKSVGGKIDQLRLFVFLAICVLFIACINYMNLSTAKSEKRAREVGVRKALGSTRNTIMGQFMVESLLLSFLAMLIAFTLLEVSLPYFNNLLDISIKINYNAYQFWSVLLTMVLLTGLLAGSYPAFYLSSFIPVKVLKGFKGSVGSLSIRKTLVVVQFSLSICMIISAIVIYSQIQHLKNKPLGFDQTALAQIDLEGEWTKPQKLQTFKNELERTGATIAATEYASSFTDGGSITGDIEWPGKPKNDVSIINYRSTGFEFAKTTGVKILEGRDFDPKFSADTSTSLLLNQTAVKIMGLKNPVGTIIHWGDNPPLKVVGVVQDYSNESLASKIQPTVYYYNIKTSRVLLLKLNPKQSLSRSIEAIKSVSQRLNPAYPIEVKLVSQGMAEKLRSEKLLSALSNIFGGFAIFISCLGLLGLALYTAEQRSKEISIRKVLGANLSDILILLNKDFMKLVIISNVIAIPVAYILVAKWLEKYDYKITINPWPFLLALLTSIVIAILTVSLQTFKVAKANAVDALKYE; encoded by the coding sequence ATGTTTAGATTAAACTTAAAAATAGCACTACGCAACCTTTGGAAAAACAAAGGATTTACATTGATTAATGTTGGTGGCCTGGCTATTGGAATGGCTTGTTGCTTAATGTTACTCTTGTATGTAAACTACGAATGGAGCTTCGATAAACAATATAAAAATGCCGATAAGATTTATTTTGCTGCGTTAAATTTAAAGTTTAACGGCAAACTGGCTACCACCATGGCGGTTCCTAATAAACTGGCGCAAACAGGCGTTGCAGAATTACCGGGCATTAAAAGTGCGGCCCGTATTTCGATGAACAATGGTCAGAAATTATTCAGCCATAATGAACATCATTTTAAACTGGTAGGTTTTAATGTAGATCCCGATTTTTTAAAAATCCTTGATCATAAATTCATCTACGGCGATCCAGGTACAGCTTTATCGGAGCCTAATAATGTACTTATAAACGAATCGACAGCGAAGAAATTATTTGGTGAGCAGAATCCAATCGGACAAAGTATTAAATACGACAATAGAATAGCTTTAAAAGTTAGCGCCGTAATACAAGACTTGCCTAAAAATCAAAGCATGCAGTTCGATGTTTTGCAACCCTGGGCTTTTTTAGAACAAGAAAATCCTTCCCAAAGAGATTACGGGTGGGGAGCAATTACTTGTTTAACCCTATTTCAGCTTAAAGATAATGCTTCTTTAGATGCAACCAATGCAGCATTAAAACACTTTATTGTAAACAAGGAACCCAACTTAAAAGAAATGACTTATGAACCTTTTCTTTTTCCTTTAAGCAAATTTCACTTATACGATGATTTTGATAACGGAAAATCGGTAGGTGGTAAAATTGATCAGTTAAGGTTATTTGTTTTTCTGGCCATTTGCGTGTTGTTTATTGCCTGTATTAACTACATGAATCTTTCAACGGCTAAATCAGAGAAACGTGCGCGCGAGGTAGGCGTTAGAAAGGCTTTAGGCTCTACCAGAAATACAATAATGGGACAGTTTATGGTAGAATCGCTACTGTTGTCGTTTTTAGCCATGTTAATTGCCTTTACCCTGCTCGAAGTTTCCTTGCCTTACTTTAACAATCTGCTCGATATCTCGATCAAAATTAATTATAATGCTTATCAGTTTTGGAGCGTGTTACTTACTATGGTGCTGTTAACCGGTTTGCTTGCTGGTAGTTACCCTGCATTTTACCTTTCATCTTTTATCCCTGTAAAGGTATTAAAAGGCTTTAAAGGTTCAGTGGGTTCATTATCTATCCGTAAAACTTTAGTGGTGGTGCAGTTTAGCCTTTCTATCTGCATGATTATTTCGGCAATTGTAATTTATAGTCAAATTCAGCACCTTAAAAATAAACCATTAGGTTTTGATCAAACTGCGCTGGCACAGATCGATTTGGAGGGAGAGTGGACTAAGCCACAAAAATTGCAAACTTTTAAAAATGAATTAGAAAGGACAGGTGCCACAATTGCTGCAACAGAATATGCCAGTTCGTTTACAGATGGTGGTTCAATTACTGGTGACATTGAATGGCCAGGAAAGCCGAAAAATGATGTATCGATTATTAATTATAGAAGTACAGGTTTCGAATTTGCTAAAACAACAGGTGTCAAAATTCTTGAAGGGAGAGATTTTGATCCTAAATTTTCGGCTGATACTTCAACATCACTTTTACTCAACCAAACCGCTGTTAAAATAATGGGACTAAAAAATCCTGTGGGTACCATTATCCATTGGGGCGATAATCCACCACTTAAAGTTGTTGGCGTTGTACAAGATTATTCTAATGAATCGCTCGCTTCGAAAATACAGCCAACCGTTTATTATTATAACATTAAAACAAGTCGGGTTCTGTTACTTAAGCTGAATCCAAAACAATCACTTTCTAGATCGATAGAAGCGATAAAATCGGTAAGTCAACGTCTAAATCCTGCTTATCCGATTGAAGTGAAACTGGTTAGTCAGGGCATGGCCGAAAAACTTAGGAGCGAGAAATTACTCAGTGCGCTTTCCAATATTTTTGGAGGATTTGCTATTTTCATCTCTTGTTTAGGTTTACTTGGTTTAGCACTGTATACAGCTGAGCAACGCAGCAAAGAAATCAGTATCCGCAAAGTACTGGGGGCCAATCTTTCTGATATCCTGATCCTGCTGAACAAAGATTTTATGAAACTGGTAATTATATCCAATGTGATTGCTATTCCTGTAGCTTACATTCTTGTTGCCAAATGGCTGGAGAAATACGATTATAAGATTACCATTAATCCATGGCCTTTTTTACTGGCGCTTTTAACTTCGATCGTTATTGCCATTTTAACAGTGAGCCTGCAAACTTTTAAAGTAGCTAAGGCAAATGCTGTTGATGCACTTAAATATGAATAA
- a CDS encoding ABC transporter permease produces MFRLNLKIALRNLWKNKVSSFINVIGLAIGLAACLMLLLYVTYEWNFDKHYKNSENLYTVMTNIPDGNGGVSKTFEGTTTALGPLLRERIPEIKNLARMNYIKKSLIANGENRFKKDGKFAEPDILKLFNYEFIAGNAKTAMKNPKSVILTKTMAEILFGTTNVLNKSVRYQDSENLTVTGVIKDIPQNSSLKFDFLMPWAFYEMVDESAKNLGWGNYSFVTMFSLNPNADIDVVNRKIDEAVKANNKQTDQPFVAFQYAKLHLFGKFENGKSVGGDIEQIWLFTGLAFGVLLIACINFMNMATAKSEKRAKEVGIKKTIGANRISLILQFLTESMVLTLIAVVVAIALIEICLPAFNGLLNINLGISYFNLSSWIGILGIVIATGLIAGSYPAFYLSAFNPIQTLKRKIKSKGLASVSLRQVLVVSQFCFAIVLIISTLVIYRQIQYIKNRPLGIDTKALIEIPQDGQLKNQFEVYKQKLLQSGAITSLNKSSTKLSHHGSNFTDVRWPGMVQENNDNLFNKVEASYDFIKTNGIKLLEGRDFSKKFASDSAAVLISAATAKVMNLKNPVGQILTIFGDKRVIIGVFDDYVWDSPYKSNNPMILYFNDKYTSYITMRLNTSNTIQQNIETITRITKDINPAYPVEISFLDNVYSDLFQKEKTLGILSNLFGGLAIFVSCLGLFGLVAYSAEQRTKEFGVRKVLGASLLNLMQLLSFSFVKMIVVSIVIAIPLSYFLMNKWLMKFEFHTEISWWIMPIAGFGTLMMALITVSFQAYKTANANPVDALKYE; encoded by the coding sequence ATGTTTAGATTAAACTTAAAAATAGCACTGCGTAACCTTTGGAAAAATAAGGTAAGCTCATTTATTAATGTGATTGGCCTGGCTATTGGTTTGGCTGCCTGTTTAATGTTGCTCCTATATGTTACCTACGAATGGAACTTTGATAAGCACTACAAAAACTCAGAAAATCTGTATACGGTTATGACTAATATTCCTGATGGAAATGGCGGTGTGTCGAAGACATTTGAAGGAACAACAACAGCGCTCGGACCACTATTAAGGGAACGCATTCCCGAAATAAAAAACCTTGCAAGGATGAACTACATCAAAAAAAGTTTAATTGCAAATGGAGAAAATAGATTTAAGAAAGACGGGAAATTTGCTGAACCGGATATTTTAAAGCTGTTTAATTATGAATTTATTGCAGGTAATGCTAAAACCGCAATGAAAAACCCGAAATCTGTAATTCTTACTAAGACAATGGCAGAAATTCTTTTCGGTACAACAAATGTATTAAACAAATCTGTCCGTTATCAGGATAGTGAAAATTTGACGGTAACCGGTGTAATAAAAGATATACCTCAAAATAGCTCACTTAAATTCGACTTTTTAATGCCTTGGGCCTTTTATGAAATGGTTGATGAAAGCGCGAAGAATTTGGGATGGGGTAATTACAGTTTTGTAACGATGTTTTCTCTTAATCCTAATGCTGACATTGATGTTGTGAACAGGAAAATTGACGAGGCTGTTAAAGCAAATAATAAGCAAACCGACCAACCTTTCGTAGCATTCCAATATGCTAAACTACACTTATTCGGTAAGTTTGAAAATGGAAAAAGTGTAGGCGGCGACATTGAACAAATATGGCTTTTTACCGGTCTTGCTTTTGGTGTTTTACTCATTGCTTGTATCAATTTTATGAACATGGCTACGGCCAAATCAGAAAAACGGGCGAAAGAAGTCGGTATTAAAAAAACAATTGGCGCAAATCGAATTTCATTAATTCTTCAATTTTTAACAGAATCAATGGTGCTTACCTTAATTGCGGTTGTGGTCGCAATTGCGCTGATCGAAATCTGCTTGCCTGCATTTAATGGTCTTTTAAATATCAATCTCGGCATATCTTATTTTAATTTATCCAGTTGGATTGGCATATTGGGAATAGTTATCGCAACAGGCTTAATCGCAGGAAGTTATCCGGCATTTTATTTGTCTGCTTTTAACCCGATTCAAACTTTAAAAAGGAAAATAAAATCGAAAGGTTTGGCATCTGTAAGCTTAAGGCAGGTACTTGTTGTAAGCCAGTTTTGTTTTGCTATCGTTCTGATTATTTCAACGCTGGTTATTTATCGTCAAATTCAATACATTAAAAATAGACCACTGGGCATAGATACCAAAGCATTAATTGAGATTCCTCAGGATGGGCAGCTAAAAAATCAGTTTGAGGTTTACAAGCAAAAATTACTGCAATCTGGTGCTATAACAAGTTTAAATAAATCTTCAACAAAATTATCACACCACGGTTCAAATTTTACCGATGTTCGTTGGCCTGGAATGGTTCAGGAAAATAATGATAACCTGTTTAATAAGGTTGAAGCCAGCTATGATTTCATAAAAACTAATGGTATAAAATTATTGGAAGGGCGGGATTTTTCTAAAAAATTTGCATCGGATTCTGCAGCTGTTCTTATTAGCGCTGCAACTGCAAAAGTAATGAACCTAAAAAATCCAGTAGGGCAAATTCTTACCATTTTTGGTGATAAAAGGGTAATTATCGGGGTTTTTGATGATTATGTATGGGATTCTCCTTATAAATCGAATAACCCAATGATACTTTATTTTAACGATAAGTATACAAGTTATATCACGATGAGGCTAAATACTTCGAATACCATTCAGCAAAATATTGAAACAATTACCCGGATTACCAAAGATATTAATCCTGCTTATCCTGTTGAAATTTCATTTTTAGATAATGTATACAGTGATTTGTTCCAAAAGGAGAAAACTTTAGGCATCCTTTCAAATCTTTTTGGCGGACTGGCCATTTTTGTTTCCTGTTTGGGACTGTTCGGTTTGGTAGCTTATAGTGCTGAGCAGAGAACAAAAGAATTTGGCGTACGCAAGGTGTTGGGCGCCTCTTTACTCAATTTAATGCAATTGCTGTCGTTCTCTTTTGTGAAAATGATAGTGGTTTCTATCGTGATTGCTATCCCCTTGAGTTATTTTTTAATGAATAAATGGCTGATGAAGTTCGAATTTCACACTGAAATATCATGGTGGATTATGCCGATTGCCGGATTCGGAACGCTAATGATGGCCTTGATTACCGTAAGTTTCCAAGCCTATAAAACAGCCAATGCTAACCCTGTTGATGCACTTAAATACGAATAA
- a CDS encoding ABC transporter permease, with the protein MFKLNLKIALRNLWKNKGFSLINIGGLAIGLASCMVLLLYVNYEWSYDKQFSNNDKTYVVYQNMEASGKTFSWAWTPNVMAKEVQEKIPGVKYAAHTTYPRKQLITVGDNKINSNAVFADQNFIKILDYKFLEGNSAKVLKDVNTIILTKSFATKLFGNEDPINKMVKLENQEVLKVEAVIEDAPANSSLIFECIIPWAMFEKREAWVKEGNWGNNMCLTLVQLQDNNFFTAANDLMHGIYKRNQKDNTSVALLHPLTKWHLYDDFVNGKSVGGKIDQLKIFLLLAFCILLIACVNFMNLSTARSERRAKEVGVRKAIGSTRRSLINQFFLESLLLTFIATVLAFILIEVSLPYFNSLLDIKLTIDYYNGPFWLTLLGLMILTGFIAGSYPALYLSSFEPIKVLKGFTLKADSSVSVRKVLVVGQFVFAASLIICTAVIYQQLNYVKNKPIGYDQSNLIQIAVAGKMNDAVKLELLKTQLLESGAASNVTFFSTDFTEGGDNTIGVNWEGKNPNEAISFNHRTIGYDFVETIGTKMVSGREFSAKFPNDTASVLLNEAAVKMMGLKNPIGKVITFWDKKLTTVGIVKDFVVESAYQRVAPMIFRVNQRDDARVIIARLNPNQNISSSLAKIDDLVKQMEPNYPVNRKFVNESFEVKFKNEKLLGSLSNWFGGFAIFISCLGLLGLALFMAEQRKKEISIRKVLGASTGNILMLLNKDFIKLVAIANLIAFPLAYIIINKWLSAFEYRISISALPFIVAIALSVLIAILTVSVQSVKVAKANPIDALKYE; encoded by the coding sequence ATGTTCAAATTAAACTTAAAAATCGCTTTGCGAAACCTCTGGAAAAACAAGGGATTCTCTTTGATCAACATTGGGGGGCTAGCCATTGGCTTAGCCAGCTGTATGGTTTTGCTATTGTATGTAAACTACGAATGGAGTTACGATAAGCAGTTCTCTAATAATGATAAAACTTATGTAGTTTATCAAAACATGGAGGCAAGTGGTAAAACTTTTAGCTGGGCATGGACGCCAAATGTGATGGCTAAAGAAGTGCAAGAAAAAATCCCTGGCGTTAAGTATGCCGCTCACACTACTTATCCTAGAAAACAACTCATTACCGTTGGCGATAATAAGATAAATAGCAATGCCGTATTTGCCGACCAAAATTTTATTAAAATATTGGATTATAAATTTCTTGAGGGTAATTCAGCAAAAGTTTTAAAAGATGTAAATACCATCATCCTTACCAAATCTTTTGCAACAAAATTATTTGGAAATGAAGATCCTATTAATAAAATGGTAAAGCTTGAAAATCAGGAAGTATTAAAAGTTGAAGCCGTAATAGAAGATGCACCTGCAAATAGTAGTTTAATTTTTGAGTGCATCATACCATGGGCAATGTTCGAAAAACGGGAAGCCTGGGTGAAGGAAGGCAATTGGGGAAATAATATGTGTTTAACACTTGTTCAGTTGCAGGATAATAACTTTTTCACTGCTGCAAATGATTTGATGCATGGTATTTACAAACGCAATCAGAAAGATAATACATCAGTGGCTTTATTGCATCCTTTAACCAAATGGCACTTATATGATGATTTTGTAAACGGTAAATCAGTAGGTGGTAAAATAGACCAACTTAAAATATTTTTATTGCTGGCCTTTTGCATCTTGCTAATTGCCTGTGTAAATTTTATGAATTTATCTACAGCACGCTCAGAGCGCAGGGCAAAAGAAGTTGGCGTTCGTAAAGCAATTGGATCAACACGTAGATCGTTAATTAATCAGTTTTTTTTAGAATCCCTGCTCCTCACATTTATCGCCACAGTTTTAGCTTTTATCCTAATTGAGGTTAGTTTGCCATATTTTAATAGTTTGTTAGATATTAAATTAACCATCGATTATTATAATGGTCCATTTTGGTTAACATTATTAGGTTTAATGATTTTAACCGGATTTATTGCGGGTAGTTATCCGGCGCTGTATCTATCTTCTTTTGAGCCTATCAAAGTTTTAAAAGGTTTCACGCTTAAAGCAGATTCATCCGTTTCGGTGAGGAAAGTATTAGTGGTTGGTCAATTCGTTTTTGCCGCAAGTTTAATTATTTGTACAGCAGTAATTTATCAGCAACTTAATTATGTTAAAAACAAGCCTATTGGTTACGATCAATCCAATTTAATTCAAATAGCGGTAGCCGGTAAAATGAATGATGCGGTTAAATTAGAATTGCTTAAAACGCAACTATTAGAATCAGGCGCAGCAAGCAATGTTACTTTTTTTAGTACAGATTTTACTGAGGGTGGAGATAATACTATAGGTGTAAATTGGGAAGGTAAAAACCCGAACGAGGCTATTTCTTTTAACCATAGAACGATAGGATATGATTTTGTTGAAACTATTGGAACTAAAATGGTGAGTGGTAGGGAGTTTTCTGCGAAATTTCCGAATGATACAGCTAGCGTATTGTTAAATGAAGCGGCCGTGAAAATGATGGGGTTAAAGAATCCGATAGGTAAGGTTATTACTTTCTGGGATAAAAAACTAACTACAGTTGGGATAGTAAAAGATTTTGTAGTAGAAAGTGCTTATCAAAGAGTGGCCCCAATGATTTTCAGGGTAAATCAAAGGGACGATGCCAGGGTTATCATTGCGCGGTTAAATCCAAATCAAAACATCAGTTCATCACTAGCTAAAATTGATGATTTGGTAAAGCAAATGGAACCCAATTATCCTGTTAACCGCAAATTTGTGAACGAATCTTTTGAAGTGAAATTTAAAAATGAAAAACTTTTAGGTTCACTTTCTAACTGGTTTGGTGGTTTTGCAATTTTCATTTCTTGTTTAGGATTATTAGGTCTGGCGCTTTTTATGGCAGAGCAACGCAAAAAAGAAATCAGTATCCGTAAGGTTTTAGGTGCCAGCACGGGCAATATCCTCATGTTACTCAATAAAGACTTTATAAAATTGGTGGCCATTGCCAATCTTATAGCGTTCCCATTAGCCTATATTATTATAAATAAATGGCTTTCGGCTTTCGAGTATCGCATCTCTATATCTGCATTGCCGTTTATTGTGGCTATTGCTTTGTCGGTTCTCATTGCCATACTTACGGTTAGTGTCCAGTCGGTTAAAGTGGCGAAGGCAAACCCTATTGATGCGTTAAAATACGAATAA
- a CDS encoding ABC transporter ATP-binding protein, whose protein sequence is MIKIENLEKVYKTEEVETTALNGINLHVAAGEFVSIMGPSGCGKSTLLNVMGLLDKPESGSYKFIDTELLTLNDRERSNFRKRNMGFVFQNFNLIDELTVFENIELPLIYNKIPAVERKRLVNEIIERMNIVNRSGHFPQQLSGGQQQRVAVARALVTKPKLVLADEPTGNLDSSHGNEVMELLCELNETGTTIVMVTHSSHDASFSNRIINLKDGHVISEKINKSRNEELI, encoded by the coding sequence ATGATTAAAATAGAAAATCTGGAAAAAGTTTACAAAACTGAAGAAGTAGAAACCACGGCGCTTAACGGCATTAACCTCCATGTTGCAGCAGGAGAATTTGTTTCCATCATGGGACCATCGGGCTGCGGAAAATCTACTTTGTTAAATGTAATGGGTTTATTAGATAAGCCTGAAAGTGGAAGCTATAAATTTATCGATACAGAGCTTTTAACGCTTAATGATAGGGAACGTTCAAATTTCCGTAAGCGGAATATGGGATTCGTTTTCCAGAATTTCAATTTGATTGATGAATTAACTGTTTTTGAAAACATCGAACTGCCATTAATTTACAACAAAATTCCTGCTGTAGAACGCAAGAGGCTGGTTAATGAAATTATCGAAAGAATGAATATTGTAAACCGTAGCGGCCATTTTCCTCAACAATTATCGGGTGGACAGCAGCAACGTGTGGCTGTAGCGAGGGCTTTGGTTACCAAACCTAAACTGGTTTTGGCCGATGAGCCTACCGGAAACCTGGATAGCTCGCATGGTAACGAAGTAATGGAGTTGCTTTGCGAACTGAATGAAACCGGAACCACCATTGTGATGGTAACCCACTCTAGTCATGATGCAAGTTTTTCGAACAGAATCATTAACCTGAAAGATGGGCATGTGATATCGGAGAAAATCAATAAAAGCAGAAACGAAGAACTGATATAA
- a CDS encoding efflux RND transporter periplasmic adaptor subunit: MDKKIEKKRFSTKALLIIGGAIAFVAVVIYGYTLSLKKVYSADADKLTISKVEYGDFEDVVLLNASVVPLTSVIVSSSEGGTVAEIFTENGASVVKGTPLLRISNSNAMLSYTSSQTAATEQINQLRKSRLDLEQNQRVLNQDVLDVENSLRTATRQYRLDSSLFSKKVITLQEFNKSNQDYEYYQGKLKIVRQAIKQENQSRKMQLAQIDQSMGQMNESLEMIRKNIENMTIKAPVSGKLSSYDPVIGKSYNSNEMIGKIDVLQGYKLQAGVDEYYINRVKEGQTANCEFNGKTYNLTVSKVIPEVTAGQFQVEMVFKGAAPEGLRRGLSLQTKLTLSDNSKSLLLAQGQFFQSTGGSWVFVVNNGKAIKKNVKIGRKNYLYYEILDGLQKGDEVITSSYDQFNQYDQVEINK, encoded by the coding sequence ATGGATAAGAAAATAGAGAAAAAAAGATTTAGCACTAAAGCCCTGTTAATTATAGGCGGAGCAATTGCTTTTGTAGCAGTTGTAATTTATGGCTATACTTTATCCCTCAAAAAAGTTTACAGCGCAGATGCCGATAAATTAACCATCAGTAAAGTAGAATATGGCGATTTTGAAGATGTAGTGTTATTAAATGCCAGTGTAGTTCCGTTAACCTCGGTAATTGTAAGTTCATCAGAAGGTGGAACAGTTGCCGAAATTTTTACTGAAAATGGTGCTTCTGTAGTAAAAGGGACCCCACTATTAAGAATCTCCAACTCAAATGCCATGTTGAGCTATACCTCAAGTCAAACAGCAGCTACCGAGCAGATTAACCAGTTGCGGAAATCGCGGTTGGATTTAGAGCAAAATCAGAGGGTATTAAACCAGGATGTTTTGGATGTAGAAAATAGCCTAAGAACGGCAACCCGCCAATATAGATTAGATAGCTCGCTATTTTCTAAAAAAGTAATTACACTACAGGAATTTAATAAGTCGAACCAGGATTATGAATATTATCAGGGTAAACTGAAAATTGTGCGTCAGGCCATTAAACAAGAAAACCAAAGCAGAAAGATGCAGTTGGCTCAGATCGATCAATCAATGGGGCAAATGAACGAAAGTTTGGAAATGATCCGTAAGAACATCGAAAATATGACAATCAAAGCTCCGGTATCTGGTAAATTATCTTCTTACGATCCGGTAATTGGTAAGTCTTATAACTCCAACGAAATGATTGGAAAAATTGATGTGTTGCAAGGTTATAAACTTCAGGCAGGTGTAGATGAATATTATATTAACAGGGTAAAAGAAGGACAAACCGCTAATTGTGAGTTTAATGGCAAAACCTATAACTTAACCGTGAGTAAAGTAATTCCAGAGGTTACGGCAGGCCAGTTTCAGGTAGAAATGGTTTTTAAAGGAGCAGCACCTGAAGGTTTACGCCGTGGTTTATCGTTACAGACGAAATTAACCCTATCCGATAATAGCAAGTCGTTGCTTCTGGCTCAAGGGCAGTTTTTCCAGAGCACTGGTGGCTCATGGGTATTTGTGGTAAACAATGGTAAAGCAATTAAGAAAAACGTTAAAATTGGCCGGAAAAATTACCTGTATTACGAAATACTGGATGGTTTGCAGAAAGGCGACGAAGTCATTACTTCATCTTACGATCAGTTTAACCAATACGATCAGGTGGAGATTAATAAATAG
- a CDS encoding sigma-54 dependent transcriptional regulator — protein MLDATVLIIDDDDDILLSARLFLKQQVKQVITCKSPKEINVLLSKNEIDIILLDMNYQKGASDGREGLYWLEHILSIDKDYVVILMTAFGNVELAVKAIKKGATDFILKPWENEKLFATISSASKLRESTKKVKKLEKIHSSLQKDLTRGFENIVGQADEIKQLQNTLLKVAPTDANVLILGENGTGKQVFAYEIHGNSQRKNQVFMHVDLGSLNENLFESELFGYAKGAFTDAKEDKPGRFELADGGTIFLDEIGNLTLPLQAKLLSVLQNRTVIRLGESKERKVNVRLITATNMPLNEMVAKNTFRQDLLFRINTVELLLPALRKRGTDILLLANHFMQVFSSKYHKDIRKLSNKAQEALLQYKWPGNVRELQHVLERAVIMSDGADIAEEDLQLSPQRYAQNNAIPDEMALEDMEKMMVQKAIDKHKGNISKAAAELGLTRAALYRRIEKFGI, from the coding sequence ATGCTTGACGCCACAGTTTTAATTATCGATGATGACGACGATATCCTGCTTAGTGCCCGTTTGTTTTTAAAGCAGCAGGTAAAGCAGGTAATTACATGTAAATCGCCTAAAGAGATCAATGTTTTATTGAGTAAAAATGAAATTGATATCATCTTGCTGGATATGAACTACCAAAAAGGTGCTAGTGATGGTAGAGAGGGCCTGTATTGGCTGGAACATATTTTATCGATTGATAAAGATTATGTAGTCATATTAATGACAGCTTTTGGGAACGTTGAACTGGCAGTAAAGGCGATTAAAAAAGGAGCTACCGATTTTATTCTAAAACCCTGGGAAAATGAAAAGCTGTTTGCCACCATTTCTTCGGCATCTAAACTCCGCGAATCGACCAAAAAGGTAAAGAAACTGGAAAAAATACATTCATCGCTTCAAAAAGATCTAACAAGAGGTTTCGAGAATATTGTTGGACAGGCAGATGAGATAAAGCAATTGCAAAATACGCTCTTAAAAGTAGCCCCTACTGATGCTAATGTACTTATCTTAGGCGAAAACGGAACGGGAAAACAAGTTTTCGCTTATGAAATCCATGGAAATTCGCAAAGGAAAAACCAGGTGTTTATGCACGTAGATTTAGGCTCCTTAAACGAAAATTTATTTGAAAGTGAATTATTTGGTTATGCTAAAGGTGCTTTTACCGATGCCAAGGAAGATAAACCCGGCCGTTTTGAACTGGCCGATGGAGGAACGATTTTTTTAGACGAGATTGGAAATTTAACCTTACCGCTTCAGGCAAAATTATTAAGCGTTTTACAAAACCGTACAGTTATCCGTTTAGGTGAAAGCAAAGAGCGTAAGGTGAATGTTCGCTTAATAACAGCCACAAATATGCCCTTGAATGAAATGGTAGCTAAAAATACCTTCAGGCAAGATTTGCTGTTCCGTATTAACACGGTTGAACTTTTATTACCAGCCTTACGTAAACGAGGAACAGATATTTTACTTTTAGCCAATCATTTTATGCAGGTTTTCAGTTCAAAATACCATAAAGACATACGAAAACTGAGTAATAAGGCCCAGGAAGCACTTTTACAGTATAAATGGCCAGGAAATGTGCGCGAGTTACAGCATGTTTTAGAAAGAGCCGTTATTATGAGCGATGGGGCTGATATTGCAGAAGAAGATTTGCAGTTAAGTCCGCAGCGTTACGCACAGAACAACGCCATACCGGATGAAATGGCACTTGAGGATATGGAAAAAATGATGGTGCAGAAAGCAATTGATAAACATAAAGGAAATATATCAAAAGCCGCAGCAGAACTTGGTTTAACCAGAGCTGCCCTGTACAGAAGAATTGAGAAATTTGGAATCTGA